A stretch of Malus sylvestris chromosome 11, drMalSylv7.2, whole genome shotgun sequence DNA encodes these proteins:
- the LOC126589131 gene encoding uncharacterized protein LOC126589131, with translation MYEGAKTAVITHEGQTESFPITVGLHQGSSLSPYLFALVIDELTRHIQDDIPWCMLFADDIVLIDETQEGVNAKLNLWREVLESKGLRLSRSKTEYMECKFSANGGQNELGVRIGDQEIPKSDRFRYLGSILQKNGELDGDLNHRIQAGWMKWKSASGVLCDRRMPLKLKGKFYRTAIRPAMLYGTECWAVKHQHVHKMGVAEMRMLRWMCGHTRKDKIRNEDIRGKVGVAEIEGKMRENRLRWFGHVQRRPTDVPIRRCDYGTEFQGRRGRGRPRKTLEETLRKDLEYLDLTKDMTQDRAQWRSKIHIADPTQ, from the coding sequence atgtatgaaggagcaaagactgccgtaataactcatgaaggacaaaccgaaagctttcccataactgtaggattacatcaaggctcatccttaagtccttacctttttgcgttggtaattgatgagttaacacgacatattcaagatgatattccttggtgtatgcttttcgcagacgatatagtgttgatagatgaaactcaggaaggggtaaatgcaaagcttaacctttggagagaagtgttggaatctaaaggtcttcgcctaagccgatcaaagacagaatatatggagtgcaagttcagtgcaaatggaggccaaaacgagttaggggtgaggatcggagatcaagaaataccaaagagcgaccgttttcgttacctaggatctatcttgcaaaagaacggagaattagatggagatctcaaccatagaatacaagctggatggatgaagtggaagagtgcatccggcgtgttgtgtgaccgccgtatgccactgaagctcaagggaaaattttataggacggcaataaggccggcgatgctgtatggcacagaatgttgggcggtgaaacatcaacacgtacacaaaatgggtgtagcggagatgaggatgcttcgttggatgtgtgggcacacgagaaaggataagattaggaatgaggatatccggggtaaagtaggagtagccgaaattgaaggaaagatgagagaaaatcggttacggtggtttggacatgtgcaaagaaggcctactgacgttccgattagaagatgcgactatgggacagagtttcagggccgaaggggtagaggaagacctaggaaaactttggaagagactctaagaaaagacttagagtacttggatctaacgaaggacatgacacaagatcgagcacaatggcgttctaagattcatatagccgatcccactcagtga
- the LOC126589121 gene encoding uncharacterized protein LOC126589121 yields MAAQSQNSFSLKAMVHKDSNRVLFVESDNYFVDVLFSFLTMPMGTIVRLSDSHLPPMRVGCMNNLYASVENIDLQLLNTEECRAMLLHPRNAAESLLRCLKLKIDDSEPMHYLCDNQCCAFYRNSFSYYASVPCCGCGKLMDLGVNFLVKGGRVGGVFVDGLDKFIISDDLQVMLPFTSEFSSYLSKCGVVDLNDIEELTFNVGVDEVVSLLLGSLVLKTPFTETLLKPKPESQLVDINKARDQKISIISKVARGTNDTKTNVVVNLIVSKSTKRVCYAEAGADFVNLLFSFLAVPLGFILKQMADDSSWTGCIDNLYKSVEDIDGKYLKSIDHRTMLLNPKLAQGFSYANYPFGIEEATIYTPIKSATPIFVDPKSPYHEGGCVDECVVGCVDGFLKGPVMFMVTDNLIVRPLSPTFGLSILKQLNVPITDIEVQTVNLGKVEAVCLLVAALCFDSPLTGFSRMTDQEQ; encoded by the exons ATGGCTGCTCAATCTCAGAACAGTTTTAGCTTGAAGGCAATGGTGCACAAGGACAGTAACAGAGTTCTCTTCGTAGAGTCAgataattattttgttgatgttcTCTTTAGTTTCTTGACAATGCCTATGGGGACAATTGTTAGGCTTTCTGATAGTCACTTGCCTCCAATGCGAGTTGGTTGCATGAACAATTTATATGCAAGTGTCGAGAATATTGATCTACAGCTTTTGAATACTGAAGAATGTCGTGCCATGTTGTTGCATCCTCGCAATGCTGCTGAATCCCTTTTAAGGTGCCTCAAATTGAAGATTGATGATAGTGAGCCCATGCATTACTTGTGCGATAACCAGTGTTGCGCCTTCTATAGAAACAGTTTTAGTTATTATGCAAGTGTTCCTTGTTGTGGTTGCGGCAAGCTGATGGATCTGGGGGTCAATTTTTTAGTAAAAGGCGGTCGAGTTGGTGGGGTTTTTGTGGATGGGCTGGACAAATTTATAATTAGTGATGATTTACAAGTGATGCTCCCGTTTACTTCTGAGTTCTCTTCTTATCTTTCGAAGTGTGGAGTCGTGGATCTAAATGATATCGAAGAGCTGACATTCAATGTAGGAGTTGATGAG GTTGTGAGTCTGCTATTGGGTTCGTTGGTCTTGAAGACACCATTTACTGAAACTCTGCTGAAGCCTAAACCGGAATCCCAGTTGGTTGATATCAATAAAGCGCGTGATCAAAAAATATCTATAATTTCTAAAGTGGCTAGAGGCACCAATGATACCAAAACAAACGTTGTTGTTAACCTTATAGTTAGCAAATCTACTAAGAGGGTTTGTTATGCAGAAGCAGGGGCGGATTTTGTTAATCTTCTTTTCAGTTTCCTTGCTGTTCCACTTGGGTTTATACTAAAGCAGATGGCGGATGATTCTTCTTGGACAGGATGTATCGATAACTTGTACAAGAGTGTGGAAGATATTGATGGGAAATACTTGAAGTCAATTGACCACAGAACAATGCTGCTTAATCCCAAGCTTGCCCAAGGTTTTAGCTATGCTAACTATCCTTTCGGGATTGAAGAAGCCACTATATACACCCCTATTAAATCAGCAACACCAATTTTTGTTGACCCCAAATCTCCCTATCATGAAGGGGGATGTGTTGATGAATGTGTGGTTGGATGTGTTGATGGATTCTTGAAAGGTCCAGTGATGTTCATGGTAACTGATAACCTGATCGTACGACCCCTATCACCAACGTTTGGCTTGTCCATTCTGAAGCAATTGAATGTGCCGATCACTGACATTGAAGTGCAAACTGTGAATCTTGGCAAGGTGGAG GCTGTTTGTCTTTTGGTGGCTGCCCTTTGTTTTGATTCTCCTCTAACTGGTTTCTCTAGGATGACAGATCAAGAACAATGA